atataaaaatatgtcCTTGTTGGTATCAAAATTATGCTATTTAACTTAAAAGTGGTGGGAAAATCTTCATATGAAGAGAAAAATCCTAGGAGTTTATGGAGTAAAAATTATCAAAATCCACCTTTTCATCAAAGGAGTGAAAATCCAAGCCTTCTATTGATGAATTAGAGACTGATGAAGTTGGTGCTGAAACATTATCACTAAAATCAGAATCTGAGGTTTGAACACATAGGCCTAGTCCATCATTAAAGTGGAAAATGTTGTTTGATTCTGAATTTGTTGTTGGTGATATGAATTCAGGAGAAAAGCTTTCAATGTAAGAGAacattttgttgttgtcttcatcaTTTTCAGAAACTATTGATGGGGAAGTGAAGCAAAGTGAAGAGAAAATGTTCTCCTTTGTGTCAGGGTCAAAGTCAAAGTCAAAGTCATCAAGTTTGACTTCAAGTTCTTGTGATGTTCCAAATGTGAGAATTGTTTCATGGGTGGGTTGTTCTGTTTTCATCTCTTTTTGTGTTGGTTGATGATTCTTGGGTTGTTCTTCTAATAATAAGGCCATGTTTGGTTTTTTTGAGTGATGACTAACTTGAATGCAAGTGTGTCTTCCTTTGTAGGTTATTTCCAACACATTTGGATCTTCATCTGATTTTTGCACTTGTTTTGTGGCCAAACAACCTTGTACATGTCTATGTGTACATCTGAAATATCCTCTGCAATCCAAAGCCAATCTTTGTCAGCAACACatataaatctttttaaaataaaaaaacttgtattattataaaatattgctTTTTCaacaaatatcttaaaaaaatttgaatacatATTCTATATGTTTAGaagattaatttatttaataattaaattaaatcccCAGCTGCATTCTGTTTTTATTgataaaatagtaattatattaattttaattaattattaaataaatttatcaaatggAGCTAATACTCTTAAGTATACTAAGTAGAGATACaatcttctaaaaattattttgccAACAACATCAATTTTTAAGgactataaatatataattatttcttCTCCCTTCATTATATTTTGTAATTCTTTAGAAACCTTGAAATTAGGCACTTACAAAATATGACTATGAATgacaaaataacaaaaggaacATTAGTATATTATTATGGTTTGGATTTGGCTGCATTCTATTGATTTTTCAGTGCAATAAATTGAGAACATGTGCTTCCAAAACTAAATAGGGCCCCCAAATAACTTTGTCTCTGATTTTTCCAGTTTGCAATATACGGATCCATTGCTTCTATAACACAATAAAACCACATGAAAAATGAAACCTAAATGCATTAATAAAAAAGCTGCTATCTTGCATTGAATTGAATCTATCTAATGTTGTCCTTTGGATAAGTTTTACATAGTCCTTTTTAAAAAAGCAATTTGTCCTTATTATATAGCTGGAAAAATAaatgttatctttttttta
This region of Arachis hypogaea cultivar Tifrunner chromosome 8, arahy.Tifrunner.gnm2.J5K5, whole genome shotgun sequence genomic DNA includes:
- the LOC112708040 gene encoding uncharacterized protein, which produces MVVSQKFKAQRRRCRRQRQQRTVVPHVAAAMRVEEGAVPEDDKAAGRRLPFPLHRHHHQSSGGGDGDDGELALDCRGYFRCTHRHVQGCLATKQVQKSDEDPNVLEITYKGRHTCIQVSHHSKKPNMALLLEEQPKNHQPTQKEMKTEQPTHETILTFGTSQELEVKLDDFDFDFDPDTKENIFSSLCFTSPSIVSENDEDNNKMFSYIESFSPEFISPTTNSESNNIFHFNDGLGLCVQTSDSDFSDNVSAPTSSVSNSSIEGLDFHSFDEKVDFDNFYSINS